Proteins encoded in a region of the uncultured Paludibaculum sp. genome:
- a CDS encoding DinB family protein — protein sequence MLPVSASDQLFIEFSVKKLRQFLGRIHVCLEKLTDEQIWIRTGDASNSTGNLCLHLAGNVRQWILHGVAGQEDHRQRDAEFAARGGVSREQLWQRLNDTVLEACSVIEQIPAERLTAIVTPQNYDVTVLEAVYHVVEHFAQHTGQILFSTKAVTGEDLGFYRHLTGTVQPPPPPAGQETP from the coding sequence ATGCTGCCCGTGTCTGCGAGCGATCAGCTCTTCATCGAGTTTTCCGTCAAGAAGCTACGCCAGTTCCTCGGCCGTATTCATGTCTGCCTGGAAAAGCTGACCGACGAACAGATTTGGATCCGCACCGGCGATGCCTCCAACTCTACGGGCAATCTCTGCCTGCACCTGGCTGGGAACGTCCGCCAGTGGATTCTGCACGGCGTTGCAGGACAGGAAGACCACCGACAGCGGGACGCGGAGTTCGCCGCACGCGGCGGCGTCTCCAGGGAACAGCTCTGGCAGCGCCTGAATGACACCGTGCTGGAGGCCTGCTCCGTCATCGAGCAGATTCCGGCCGAACGTCTCACCGCTATCGTCACGCCCCAGAACTACGACGTTACTGTTCTGGAAGCCGTCTATCACGTCGTCGAACACTTCGCGCAGCATACCGGCCAGATCCTGTTCTCCACCAAAGCGGTGACAGGGGAGGATCTCGGCTTCTACCGGCACCTCACCGGAACCGTTCAACCACCGCCGCCGCCGGCGGGTCAGGAGACACCATAG
- a CDS encoding N-acetyltransferase: MISLREWEPEDQPATRRLLIRAFGQPDEANLVEALRSEGAVILELVAEAGQQVAGHVLYSALSVEPADGSVRAAALAPLAVDPDFQRRGIGGALIHMSLPMLAHTGVDAVIVVGDAAYYTRFGFSPELAATLQSPFPPGDHFMALELAPGSIEGCRGKVCYARAFGL; encoded by the coding sequence ATGATCTCCCTGCGCGAGTGGGAACCGGAGGACCAGCCCGCCACGCGGCGGTTGCTCATTCGCGCCTTCGGCCAGCCTGACGAAGCGAATCTGGTGGAGGCCCTCCGCTCCGAGGGTGCGGTCATTCTCGAACTTGTCGCGGAGGCCGGCCAGCAAGTGGCGGGCCACGTCCTTTACAGCGCATTGTCCGTGGAGCCGGCAGATGGCTCAGTGCGCGCGGCCGCGCTCGCGCCGCTGGCGGTCGATCCGGATTTCCAGCGTCGTGGGATCGGTGGAGCGCTCATCCACATGAGCCTGCCCATGCTCGCCCATACCGGGGTGGATGCGGTGATCGTCGTCGGCGATGCCGCCTACTACACCCGCTTCGGATTCTCGCCCGAACTCGCCGCCACCCTGCAGTCGCCATTCCCTCCTGGTGACCACTTCATGGCCCTGGAGCTTGCCCCCGGCTCCATCGAGGGCTGCCGCGGCAAGGTCTGTTATGCCCGCGCCTTTGGTCTCTAG
- a CDS encoding PadR family transcriptional regulator — protein sequence MPPTTNLLQGTLDLLILRSLLTTELHGLGISRRIEQMTGGTFQVKPGSLFPALHRMEEAGWLKSSWGESESKRRARYYQMTAAGCRHLQAETEEWQRISLAMAQALATS from the coding sequence ATGCCGCCCACTACCAACCTCCTGCAAGGCACTCTCGACCTCCTGATCCTGCGTTCGCTGCTCACCACCGAACTGCATGGACTGGGCATCTCCCGGCGCATCGAGCAGATGACGGGGGGCACGTTCCAGGTGAAACCCGGATCGCTGTTCCCTGCGCTGCATCGAATGGAGGAGGCCGGCTGGCTGAAATCGTCGTGGGGCGAGTCGGAGTCAAAACGGCGCGCCCGCTACTACCAGATGACTGCCGCGGGCTGCCGCCATCTTCAGGCTGAGACAGAAGAGTGGCAGAGGATCTCGCTGGCCATGGCGCAGGCGTTGGCCACGTCCTGA
- a CDS encoding LytTR family DNA-binding domain-containing protein, which yields MTKVLIVDDELPARERLRRLLGGLEGVSVCGEADDGLTAIARISELRPDIVLLDVEMPGCRGTEVAASLPEPRPHIIFCTAYDRYAVEAFELRAIDYLLKPVSRARLEQALAKTRAAAPKLPAPQRFLARAGERYVVIPVADIIAFLSESSLTKLCTRDREYWMDPTLNDLEERLGEAHFFRVSRSALVRLDEIKEVAPLPGGSGQLTLKTGRREEVSRRRFRELLDRLAM from the coding sequence ATGACCAAAGTGCTCATCGTGGATGATGAATTGCCCGCTCGCGAGCGTCTGCGGCGTCTGCTCGGTGGCCTGGAAGGTGTATCGGTCTGTGGGGAGGCGGACGACGGACTAACCGCAATCGCCCGGATCAGCGAGCTTCGGCCGGATATCGTTCTGCTCGACGTTGAGATGCCCGGATGCCGAGGTACAGAGGTGGCCGCCTCTCTGCCGGAGCCCCGGCCCCACATCATCTTTTGCACCGCCTATGACCGCTACGCCGTCGAGGCCTTCGAGCTGCGAGCCATCGACTACCTGCTCAAACCAGTCAGTCGCGCCCGTTTGGAACAGGCGCTGGCCAAAACGCGTGCCGCCGCCCCCAAGCTGCCCGCGCCCCAGCGATTCCTGGCTCGCGCCGGTGAACGCTACGTCGTCATCCCGGTCGCCGACATCATCGCGTTCCTTTCGGAGTCGAGCCTGACGAAGCTCTGCACGCGCGACCGTGAGTACTGGATGGATCCCACGCTCAACGACCTGGAGGAGCGACTGGGCGAGGCGCATTTCTTTCGCGTCTCGCGCTCCGCGTTGGTCCGGCTGGACGAGATCAAGGAAGTGGCCCCACTGCCCGGGGGCTCCGGCCAGTTGACGCTCAAGACCGGACGCCGCGAAGAGGTGTCGCGCCGGCGGTTCCGGGAGTTGCTCGACCGCCTGGCAATGTAG
- the sucB gene encoding 2-oxoglutarate dehydrogenase, E2 component, dihydrolipoamide succinyltransferase: MSDVVMPQMGESIVEGTLTKWLKKVGDRVERDEPLFEISTDKVDTEIPSPTAGTLTEILVQEGAVVAINTVVARVGDGAAAPAPAPAPAPAPAAEAPKPAPAPVAAAPVPAPAPEPAPVPVVEAVPVSADEEEPGGPVSPLVRRMARENDIDLKAVKGSGAGGRVTKQDVENYLASRQAPPPVAAAPSAPAAPPAWAAPVAPAASTPLPRVEPAKVRVEPMSTMRQKIAEHMVMSKQTSAHVTTVHRVDMTKIAKVRAKSKDEFQQRYGFGLTFLPFILRATAEALRGFPIFNASIEGTNILYHNEINIGVAVALENGLIVPVVHQADEKNIVGLQRSIVDLAARARSKQLKPAEVQGGTFSITNFGSFGSLFATPVINQPQVAILGVGAVEKMPVVIDDAIAIRSMAHLALTFDHRLIDGALADQFCQRVKSVLENWNDQVL, translated from the coding sequence ATGTCCGATGTCGTCATGCCCCAGATGGGCGAGAGCATTGTCGAAGGCACACTAACCAAGTGGCTCAAGAAGGTGGGCGATCGCGTGGAGCGCGACGAGCCACTCTTCGAGATCTCCACGGATAAAGTGGACACCGAGATTCCGTCGCCGACGGCCGGCACCCTCACCGAGATTCTGGTGCAGGAAGGCGCCGTGGTGGCCATCAATACGGTAGTGGCCCGCGTGGGTGACGGTGCGGCCGCACCGGCTCCTGCTCCGGCGCCCGCGCCCGCCCCGGCAGCCGAGGCACCCAAGCCGGCTCCGGCCCCCGTGGCTGCAGCCCCGGTTCCGGCACCTGCCCCGGAGCCCGCCCCCGTCCCGGTGGTGGAAGCCGTCCCGGTGTCTGCGGATGAGGAAGAGCCGGGCGGTCCCGTCAGCCCGCTGGTGCGCCGCATGGCGCGCGAGAATGACATCGACCTGAAGGCGGTCAAGGGCAGCGGCGCCGGTGGTCGCGTCACCAAGCAAGACGTGGAGAATTACCTGGCTAGCCGGCAGGCTCCTCCTCCGGTTGCAGCAGCGCCGTCCGCTCCTGCCGCTCCGCCTGCCTGGGCCGCCCCTGTGGCTCCCGCCGCCAGCACGCCTCTGCCGCGCGTCGAGCCGGCCAAGGTGCGCGTCGAGCCCATGTCCACGATGCGGCAGAAGATTGCCGAGCACATGGTGATGTCGAAGCAGACCTCCGCCCATGTCACCACGGTGCACCGCGTCGACATGACGAAGATCGCCAAGGTGCGCGCGAAGTCGAAGGATGAGTTCCAGCAGCGTTACGGCTTCGGATTGACGTTCCTACCGTTCATCCTGCGAGCCACGGCTGAGGCCCTGCGCGGCTTCCCCATCTTCAACGCTTCCATCGAGGGGACGAACATCCTCTACCACAATGAGATCAACATCGGCGTCGCCGTGGCCCTGGAAAATGGTCTGATTGTGCCTGTGGTCCATCAGGCGGACGAAAAGAACATCGTCGGGCTGCAACGCTCCATCGTCGACCTGGCCGCCCGCGCCCGTTCCAAGCAGTTGAAGCCGGCCGAGGTGCAGGGCGGCACGTTCTCCATCACCAACTTCGGGAGCTTCGGTTCGCTCTTCGCGACGCCGGTGATCAACCAGCCACAGGTGGCCATTCTCGGCGTCGGTGCGGTGGAAAAGATGCCTGTAGTGATTGATGATGCCATCGCCATCCGCTCCATGGCCCACCTTGCCCTGACGTTCGATCATCGCCTTATCGACGGCGCGCTGGCCGATCAGTTCTGCCAACGGGTGAAGTCGGTTCTCGAGAACTGGAACGATCAGGTCCTGTAA
- a CDS encoding COX15/CtaA family protein: MNNRVQAFVRLAWAMLGWNVFVVLWGAFVRASGSGAGCGSHWPLCNGEVMPPSPTMSTIIEFTHRLTSGVALIGVAALVVWSRKLFPKGHLARKAAWASLIFIIVEALLGAGLVLLAYVEKNASAGRALYLCAHLTNTLLLLGAIAWCGWSATHDRWSRLRVPALLWTAMGVALCASITGVVAALGDTIWPAVSLREGMRQEFSKEAPLLLQLRLVHPVIASASGAFLILAALLKFAGRTKSWLLGLTVVQLAAGGLNVVLLAPVWMQILHLALAVGVWIVLCFGVLSRGTETATLPGGRATPGTAGATPLRGVRS, translated from the coding sequence ATGAACAATCGAGTGCAGGCGTTCGTCCGGCTGGCGTGGGCCATGCTGGGGTGGAATGTGTTCGTCGTGCTATGGGGCGCGTTTGTGCGGGCCTCGGGGTCCGGCGCCGGCTGCGGCAGCCACTGGCCGTTGTGCAACGGCGAGGTGATGCCGCCGTCGCCCACCATGAGCACGATCATCGAATTCACACACCGGCTCACCAGCGGCGTGGCCCTGATTGGAGTTGCCGCGCTGGTGGTGTGGAGCCGCAAGCTATTCCCCAAGGGGCATCTGGCGCGCAAGGCGGCCTGGGCCTCACTGATCTTCATCATTGTCGAGGCGCTGCTGGGCGCGGGACTGGTGCTTCTGGCGTATGTCGAAAAGAATGCCTCAGCCGGGCGTGCTCTCTATCTGTGCGCGCACCTGACGAATACTCTGCTGCTGCTGGGGGCGATCGCGTGGTGCGGATGGTCGGCCACACATGATCGATGGAGCCGGCTCCGGGTGCCGGCATTGCTATGGACGGCCATGGGCGTGGCTCTGTGCGCCAGCATTACCGGCGTCGTGGCAGCGCTCGGCGACACGATCTGGCCGGCGGTTTCGCTGCGGGAGGGCATGCGCCAGGAGTTCTCGAAGGAGGCTCCGCTGCTGCTGCAACTGCGCCTCGTGCACCCAGTGATTGCGTCGGCATCTGGTGCATTCCTCATTCTTGCCGCGTTATTGAAGTTCGCCGGCCGGACCAAGTCCTGGCTGCTGGGGTTGACCGTGGTGCAACTGGCGGCGGGCGGATTGAATGTCGTGCTGCTGGCTCCGGTGTGGATGCAGATACTACACCTGGCGTTGGCCGTGGGCGTCTGGATCGTGTTGTGCTTCGGTGTCCTCTCGCGCGGCACGGAGACGGCTACATTGCCAGGCGGTCGAGCAACTCCCGGAACCGCCGGCGCGACACCTCTTCGCGGCGTCCGGTCTTGA
- a CDS encoding DUF1572 family protein, whose translation MATVEQAFLVFSTTKLRMLMGQIETCMGKLEDAQVWGRTGDNANSAGNLCLHLEGNVRQFIIHSIGGQPDVRVRDAEFGSRGGLTKQELLSKLSACVEEACAVLEKLAPERLLETVAPMGRAMLTLDAIYQVVQHFALHTGQIIFLTKAFTGEDLNLPRLATK comes from the coding sequence ATGGCGACCGTCGAGCAGGCTTTCCTCGTTTTCTCAACCACCAAACTACGCATGCTGATGGGCCAGATCGAGACTTGCATGGGCAAGTTGGAAGACGCCCAGGTCTGGGGCCGCACCGGCGACAATGCCAATTCCGCCGGCAATCTCTGCCTCCACCTGGAAGGCAATGTCAGGCAGTTCATCATCCACTCCATCGGCGGGCAGCCTGACGTGCGTGTGCGCGACGCCGAGTTCGGCTCGCGCGGCGGTCTCACCAAGCAGGAGTTGCTTTCGAAGCTCTCAGCCTGTGTGGAAGAGGCCTGCGCGGTGCTAGAGAAACTCGCACCGGAGCGTCTGCTGGAGACCGTCGCCCCGATGGGGCGCGCCATGCTCACCCTGGATGCCATCTACCAGGTGGTGCAGCATTTCGCACTCCATACTGGCCAGATCATCTTCCTCACCAAGGCCTTCACCGGCGAAGACCTGAACTTGCCGCGGCTTGCGACGAAATGA
- a CDS encoding histidine kinase produces the protein MLPRTDSSRTILIDVYRTISVLVYTFGLAAFIGLFALWTRQLRLGRTELRSWLYPAIFTASAGWFALNILVPSHYFILLAGACVFPALLGKLFGSRGIPFVALASVVIAVLSLLYTVHAIQLAHAQRDLSIAFCAVFAWTCATAARAPGSGRTSVSLLIAIMILIPVAMFTFGDWLSLLMRSLPLPVLMVHSYSRRRFLFLDLFAKWGSNFAVALVALTVWFSLQPADLDPIYSALLMLPVLWGVFRLCRSLGELLDRCVLGRPYSPAEAQRVFLERLQNSETEATLLCDAHQLAEHIFHTRASITADGVISLEDRLDGRPLFSEDLSLVKTLSEMLHFLLENRRLEEKRRTLLLEAGRSELKALRAQINPHFLFNALNTVAGLIPSNPELAEETVEKLAEVFRYILQRSETEMEPLSQELEFIRSWLDVQQARFGQRLRVEIHADSDALAARVPAMTLQPLVENALKHGVAVSSEPCLVSIRACLRGDTLVLTVTDTGPGPRECGPDSGHGLKNVRERLAGYYGERGRLTLSRDADLHVTTATIELPV, from the coding sequence TTGTTGCCGCGCACAGATAGCAGTCGTACCATCCTGATTGACGTGTATCGCACGATCTCAGTTCTGGTCTATACCTTCGGGCTCGCTGCTTTCATCGGGCTGTTCGCGCTCTGGACCCGCCAATTGCGCCTGGGCCGCACGGAACTGCGGAGTTGGCTCTACCCGGCCATCTTCACCGCGTCCGCCGGCTGGTTTGCGCTGAACATCCTGGTCCCCAGCCACTACTTCATCCTGTTGGCCGGTGCCTGCGTATTTCCAGCGCTGCTCGGCAAACTCTTCGGATCGCGAGGTATCCCTTTTGTCGCCTTGGCAAGTGTCGTCATCGCTGTGCTTTCGCTGCTCTACACGGTCCACGCCATTCAATTGGCCCACGCCCAGCGCGATCTCAGCATTGCCTTCTGCGCCGTCTTTGCCTGGACCTGTGCTACGGCCGCCCGGGCACCCGGCAGCGGACGGACCAGTGTCAGCTTACTGATCGCCATCATGATCCTGATCCCGGTGGCCATGTTCACGTTTGGAGACTGGCTCAGCCTGCTGATGCGTTCGCTCCCTCTGCCTGTGCTGATGGTTCACAGCTACTCGCGCCGCCGCTTCCTCTTTCTCGACCTCTTTGCCAAGTGGGGTTCGAATTTCGCCGTGGCCCTGGTTGCGCTCACCGTCTGGTTTAGCCTGCAGCCCGCTGACCTGGACCCCATCTACTCCGCTCTGCTGATGCTCCCTGTTCTGTGGGGCGTGTTCCGCCTCTGCCGCTCGCTTGGTGAACTCCTGGACCGCTGCGTACTGGGCCGTCCCTACTCTCCGGCCGAGGCCCAGCGAGTGTTTCTGGAACGCCTCCAGAACAGTGAGACCGAAGCCACTCTCCTGTGTGATGCCCACCAATTGGCCGAGCATATCTTCCACACTCGCGCGTCCATCACTGCCGATGGCGTTATCAGCCTGGAGGACCGCCTCGATGGGCGGCCTTTGTTCAGCGAGGATCTGAGCCTGGTCAAGACCCTTTCCGAGATGCTGCATTTCCTGCTCGAGAATCGCCGTCTGGAAGAGAAACGCCGGACGCTGCTGCTCGAGGCTGGCCGCTCCGAACTGAAGGCCTTGCGCGCGCAGATCAATCCGCACTTCCTGTTCAATGCCCTGAATACCGTTGCCGGGCTCATCCCCTCCAATCCGGAGTTGGCCGAAGAGACCGTCGAGAAGCTGGCCGAAGTCTTCCGTTACATTCTGCAGCGATCGGAGACCGAGATGGAGCCGCTCTCCCAGGAATTGGAGTTCATCCGTTCGTGGCTGGACGTCCAGCAGGCCCGGTTCGGCCAGCGGTTGCGCGTTGAGATCCACGCCGATAGCGACGCGCTGGCCGCTCGGGTGCCCGCCATGACTCTGCAGCCGCTGGTGGAGAACGCGCTCAAGCACGGTGTTGCGGTTTCCAGTGAACCTTGTCTCGTCTCGATCCGTGCGTGCCTGCGCGGCGACACGCTGGTGCTCACCGTAACGGATACCGGCCCTGGCCCTCGTGAATGCGGGCCCGACTCCGGCCACGGCTTGAAGAACGTCCGCGAGCGCCTTGCCGGCTACTACGGTGAGCGTGGCCGCCTCACGCTCAGCCGCGATGCCGACCTCCACGTCACCACGGCTACAATCGAGTTGCCGGTATGA
- the lipB gene encoding lipoyl(octanoyl) transferase LipB: protein MRKLQVRELGRLAYGEAWDLQKSLAEQRKQGLIPDQLLLVEHPHVLTLGRNGHEENILLSRDRLAELGIEYFEINRGGDITYHGPGQIVGYPILDLREWKRDVVAYIRALEEVIIRTLRRYGIEGVRDPGAAGVWVNGAKVCAVGVHISRWVTTHGFALNWTTDLQYFQYIVPCGLTKPVTSMEELGVRVDRAELHQAILDEFAQVYEYEPALVSA from the coding sequence ATGCGAAAACTGCAAGTGCGCGAGCTCGGCCGCCTGGCCTATGGCGAGGCATGGGATTTGCAGAAGTCCCTGGCCGAGCAGCGCAAGCAGGGCCTCATCCCCGATCAGCTCCTTTTGGTCGAGCATCCCCACGTGCTCACACTCGGGCGGAACGGTCATGAAGAGAATATCCTCTTAAGCCGCGACCGCTTGGCCGAACTCGGCATCGAATACTTTGAGATCAATCGCGGGGGCGACATCACTTATCATGGGCCGGGACAGATCGTCGGATACCCGATTCTTGATCTGAGAGAATGGAAGCGGGATGTCGTCGCCTATATCCGGGCCCTGGAAGAAGTGATCATTCGGACTTTGCGGCGCTATGGGATTGAGGGAGTTCGCGATCCGGGCGCGGCCGGCGTCTGGGTGAACGGAGCGAAGGTCTGCGCGGTCGGCGTGCATATCAGCCGCTGGGTAACGACGCATGGGTTCGCCTTGAATTGGACTACGGATTTGCAGTATTTCCAGTACATCGTGCCGTGCGGGCTGACGAAGCCCGTGACCTCGATGGAAGAGCTGGGAGTCAGAGTGGATCGCGCGGAGCTGCACCAGGCGATTCTGGACGAGTTCGCGCAGGTATACGAATACGAACCGGCGCTTGTGAGCGCCTGA
- a CDS encoding ABC transporter permease, protein MSLLSRLSAWKRNLFHKGEVEESLDEELTAFVDLLSEEKQRAGMSPQEARRAALLETGGLDQLKEECRDGRALHWLDVLHQDLRYGLRLLLRNPGFAATVVLTLGLGIGATTAIFSVVHATLLRPLPYSHPESLVYVMHNLGGYGPMPFSRPLEFNAWRDRNHSLSQIAAYIDTRVNVVGVGEAQRMNCGIGTASFFQLLGTRPEAGRLFLPEEDKPGGAPVALLSYALWRGRFGGDPAAVGRTLTVDGKRYIVAGILPASFRVPDRYGFEYDLWLPFATTIQPEGVPPYLLRVVGRLAPGVTASAAQAELDSILQSTLRRPRKINALLVPWQQEIAGGVRTSLLVFLGAVGFLLLIACVNVAILLLSRAAAREREVAVRLALGAPRSRIIRQLLTESLMMALSGAAVGLVLAYWAKDLLVNFLSKNLPAMDPVQLDYRVLAFNLGLAVLTGLFFGLAPALATATMRDRDGLRESARGASESRVHYGFRNVLIVTQVATAITLTIGAGLLVKSFLRLRGLDMGFRSDRVLTLTVNLTPADYPDSARQIQFFQRALQNIQSLGGVESAAANYCLPLGNTRWSVGKLKVEGRPDPLDSTDMEVISTGYFHTMQIPWKVGRDFTEQDKSGSPSVAIVNETFARRFCPEGRCLGRRIEHWKDSSQWMTIVGVAGDTRASMERPVAPVLFVPYLQGDAASMTLVIRTSGEPMSIAAAVRAQLAAIDRRQPPSDVMSLDDLRGEWIAHRRASMLLLSAFALLALVLGSIGIYGVVAYNANRRTHEIGIRMALGARERDVLSLITRRTLVLIAMGELAGLGAALALNRVLKTLVVEIATTDTVTYAAACLLWTMVALLACYLPARRSARMEPMLALHCE, encoded by the coding sequence ATGTCACTGCTAAGCCGGCTGTCCGCCTGGAAACGGAACCTCTTCCACAAGGGGGAGGTGGAGGAATCTCTCGACGAGGAACTGACCGCCTTTGTGGACCTGCTTTCCGAAGAGAAGCAGCGCGCGGGGATGAGTCCGCAGGAGGCACGGCGGGCTGCACTATTGGAGACGGGCGGCCTCGACCAACTGAAAGAAGAGTGCCGCGATGGCCGCGCGCTGCACTGGTTGGACGTGCTGCATCAGGATCTGCGCTACGGTCTGCGCCTGTTGCTGCGCAATCCGGGCTTTGCCGCCACGGTCGTCCTCACGCTCGGATTGGGCATCGGCGCCACCACGGCGATCTTCAGCGTGGTACACGCGACGCTGCTGCGGCCGCTGCCGTACAGTCACCCCGAGAGCCTTGTCTACGTCATGCACAATCTTGGGGGCTATGGTCCGATGCCGTTCTCCCGTCCACTGGAGTTCAATGCGTGGCGCGACCGCAATCATAGCCTCAGCCAGATCGCCGCTTATATTGACACCCGCGTCAACGTGGTCGGCGTGGGCGAGGCGCAGCGAATGAACTGCGGAATCGGCACGGCATCGTTCTTCCAACTGCTGGGCACGCGGCCGGAAGCTGGGCGGCTCTTCCTGCCGGAAGAGGACAAGCCGGGCGGAGCACCCGTGGCCCTGCTGAGTTACGCGCTCTGGCGAGGCCGGTTTGGTGGAGATCCCGCAGCCGTGGGTCGCACGCTCACTGTGGATGGCAAGCGATATATCGTCGCCGGCATCCTGCCCGCCTCTTTCCGAGTGCCCGACCGCTATGGATTCGAGTACGATCTCTGGCTGCCCTTTGCCACCACCATTCAGCCCGAAGGGGTGCCACCCTACCTGCTGCGCGTCGTCGGTAGGTTGGCGCCCGGAGTCACCGCATCGGCCGCCCAGGCAGAGTTGGATTCCATCCTGCAATCCACACTGCGGCGGCCACGCAAAATCAATGCCCTACTGGTTCCGTGGCAGCAGGAGATCGCCGGAGGAGTCCGCACCTCTCTGCTGGTCTTCCTGGGCGCTGTCGGATTCCTTTTGCTGATTGCGTGCGTGAATGTCGCCATCCTGTTGCTCTCCCGGGCGGCCGCGAGGGAACGTGAAGTAGCCGTTCGTCTCGCTCTTGGGGCTCCGCGCTCCCGCATCATCCGGCAATTGCTTACCGAGAGCCTGATGATGGCCCTCTCCGGCGCGGCCGTAGGTCTCGTGCTTGCCTATTGGGCCAAGGACCTGCTCGTCAACTTCCTTTCAAAGAACCTGCCGGCGATGGACCCGGTCCAGCTCGACTACCGGGTGCTCGCCTTCAATCTCGGTCTGGCCGTGCTCACGGGGCTCTTCTTCGGACTCGCGCCGGCGCTGGCGACGGCAACAATGCGCGACCGAGACGGGCTTCGCGAATCGGCCCGCGGCGCCAGTGAGAGCCGGGTGCACTACGGCTTTCGCAACGTGCTGATCGTCACTCAGGTCGCGACCGCGATTACCCTGACCATCGGTGCGGGCCTTCTGGTGAAGAGCTTTCTGCGGCTGCGTGGTTTGGATATGGGCTTCCGGTCCGATCGGGTTCTCACGCTGACCGTGAATCTCACGCCCGCCGACTACCCGGATTCCGCCCGTCAGATCCAGTTCTTTCAGCGGGCGCTTCAAAACATCCAAAGCTTGGGCGGAGTCGAATCGGCTGCCGCCAACTACTGCCTCCCGCTGGGCAATACACGATGGAGCGTCGGCAAGCTGAAGGTGGAGGGCCGGCCGGATCCGCTGGATTCCACGGACATGGAGGTAATCAGCACGGGCTACTTCCACACCATGCAGATCCCGTGGAAAGTGGGCCGCGACTTCACCGAGCAAGACAAGTCCGGCAGTCCATCGGTGGCCATTGTGAACGAGACCTTCGCTCGGCGCTTCTGTCCCGAGGGCCGCTGCCTGGGTCGCCGGATCGAACACTGGAAGGATTCGAGTCAGTGGATGACCATTGTCGGTGTCGCCGGCGATACACGTGCCTCGATGGAACGCCCGGTTGCGCCGGTGCTTTTTGTCCCCTATCTGCAGGGGGACGCAGCCTCGATGACGCTGGTCATTCGGACGTCCGGTGAGCCGATGAGCATAGCCGCCGCCGTAAGAGCCCAACTCGCAGCCATCGATCGCAGGCAGCCCCCAAGCGATGTGATGAGCCTGGATGATCTGCGCGGCGAGTGGATCGCCCACAGGCGGGCGAGCATGCTGCTGTTGTCGGCCTTCGCGTTGCTGGCGTTGGTACTCGGCTCCATCGGCATCTACGGAGTTGTGGCCTACAATGCAAACCGCCGCACCCACGAAATCGGTATCAGAATGGCATTGGGCGCCAGGGAACGTGACGTGTTGTCTCTCATCACGCGCCGGACTCTGGTGCTGATCGCGATGGGCGAATTGGCCGGACTCGGCGCCGCCTTGGCCCTGAACCGGGTGCTGAAGACGCTCGTGGTAGAGATTGCCACGACGGACACGGTCACCTATGCCGCGGCCTGCCTGCTCTGGACCATGGTTGCCCTGCTCGCCTGCTATCTGCCGGCGCGCCGAAGCGCGCGGATGGAGCCGATGCTGGCTCTCCATTGTGAATAG
- a CDS encoding succinate dehydrogenase/fumarate reductase iron-sulfur subunit, whose amino-acid sequence MKITLNIWRQQNATSAGKMVRYEVPNANEHMSFLEMLDVLNEELTRKGEDPVTFEHDCREGICGCCGFMIDGVPHGPQRGTTVCQLHMRHFHDGDELWLEPFRAKAFPVIKDLMVDRSSFDRIIASGGFISVNTGSAPDGNALPVIKKCADMAMDAAACIGCGACVASCPNASASLFVSAKISHLGQLPQGQAERDRRAMRMVLKMTDEGFGYCTNTGECEAVCPKGIKIENIARMHRDYIKASATYREESAGGGAG is encoded by the coding sequence ATGAAGATCACCCTAAACATCTGGCGCCAGCAGAACGCCACATCCGCGGGCAAGATGGTGCGCTATGAGGTGCCCAACGCCAACGAGCACATGTCGTTTCTCGAGATGCTCGATGTCCTGAACGAAGAGCTCACCCGGAAGGGTGAGGATCCCGTCACGTTTGAACACGACTGCCGGGAGGGCATCTGCGGCTGCTGCGGTTTCATGATCGACGGCGTGCCGCACGGGCCGCAGCGTGGCACCACGGTGTGCCAATTGCACATGCGCCATTTCCACGATGGGGACGAATTGTGGCTGGAGCCTTTCCGGGCGAAGGCCTTCCCCGTCATCAAAGACCTGATGGTGGACCGCAGTTCGTTCGACCGCATCATCGCGTCGGGCGGCTTCATTTCGGTGAACACCGGGTCGGCTCCGGATGGAAACGCGCTGCCCGTGATCAAGAAGTGCGCCGACATGGCGATGGACGCGGCGGCCTGCATCGGCTGCGGCGCGTGCGTGGCTTCGTGCCCGAATGCATCGGCGTCTTTGTTCGTCTCGGCGAAGATCTCGCACCTCGGCCAGTTGCCGCAGGGGCAGGCGGAGCGTGATCGCCGGGCGATGCGCATGGTTCTGAAAATGACGGACGAGGGCTTCGGCTACTGCACAAACACGGGTGAGTGCGAAGCCGTGTGTCCGAAGGGCATCAAGATCGAGAACATCGCGCGGATGCACAGAGATTACATCAAGGCATCGGCCACGTACCGGGAAGAGTCGGCCGGCGGCGGAGCCGGCTAA